Genomic DNA from Paenibacillus donghaensis:
GCGCTGCTGCAGCTTCCCGCACAAGTCTGTAGCGCTCAATCAGCTGAGATAGCGGGAACCGCTCGAAATGGGTGGCATCCACATAGACATTCTCGTCGAAGCCGGGCAGCGGCGTCTGATCACCGCGGGCAATGACCAGCAAGCGGTAAGACATGATCTGGCAAGTGTCGGCCATATGTCCAATTAATTGCTTGATACTCCATTTGCCGGGCGCGTAGCGGTAGTCCCCCTGCTCTTCACTATATCCACCAAAGGTATCCAGCAACAGCTCCGTCTGCTGCTGAAATACGGCAGGAAGTTCTCCTTCCGGAGGTACCAGAGAAACATAGTGCTCCTGATAATCGGGATATTCATGGCTCTGCGGACGCTCTAACATAGATAAACCCCTCTCATGTTAACAATAGAACCTAGACTTAGATAAAAGAATATGTATTTGGCTACAGAAGCTCCAATTATCCCATATTACCCATCATATGTAAAGAAAAATTCAGCGGATGAATGACAGGAGACGGGATCAATTCCAAATGGTACCATTTAAATGATCTTTAGAACGTGAACTTATAGAATGTTACATACGGAGCCCTATGCATCAGGCTTTCTGACAACTCCGCTACTCCATTCTTAAGTTCATCTTATATAGCTATATTATTCTGAATAACCGATGGAGGAATCTCATGGAATATCACTTTCATCCTTCTCCGCGCCCCTCATCCCTTGAGATGTTGTCTGACGAACAACTGTTGAACATTTATGAATTGGCGGTGCAGGTTGAGGCTTCACCTGAATTTATCGAAATCGTACGTAATGTGCTCACCAGCCGGAAAGTGCTGGATGTTGATAAGCGTTGAACGTGGCAAGTAGAAACGGTTACCGTCCCTTTAGGGAGGGTAACCGTTTCTACTTGAAATAAGCCATCCTCTGCCCAAGCGGAGGATGGCTTATTTCATTTGCACGGTCCACAAGGCTGCTGCTGAAGCGTGCTCTACTCGATAAATTCGGTTTTGAACACATTCTCAAGTTTACCGCCAAGTCTCTTCTTCAAAGGCACTTTGATATCTCTGCCCAGCTCCTTGAAGAAAG
This window encodes:
- the sda gene encoding sporulation histidine kinase inhibitor Sda, giving the protein MEYHFHPSPRPSSLEMLSDEQLLNIYELAVQVEASPEFIEIVRNVLTSRKVLDVDKR
- a CDS encoding DinB family protein, which produces MLERPQSHEYPDYQEHYVSLVPPEGELPAVFQQQTELLLDTFGGYSEEQGDYRYAPGKWSIKQLIGHMADTCQIMSYRLLVIARGDQTPLPGFDENVYVDATHFERFPLSQLIERYRLVREAAAALMSALQEEEWTRIGTVNDRPLSARGQACVLIGHDYHHLKVLEERYRISV